From the genome of Aquila chrysaetos chrysaetos chromosome 12, bAquChr1.4, whole genome shotgun sequence, one region includes:
- the MARCHF2 gene encoding E3 ubiquitin-protein ligase MARCHF2 isoform X2, which yields MTTGDCCHLPGSLCDCPGSAALSKSVEDSDIGRPQYVTQVTAKDGRLLSTVIKALGAQSDGPICRICHEGGSGEGLLSPCDCTGTLGTVHKSCLEKWLSSSNTSYCELCHTEFVVERRPRPLTEWLKDPGPRNEKRTLFCDMVCFLFITPLAAISGWLCLRGAQDHLQFNSRLEAIGLIALTIALFTIYVLWTLVSFRYHCQLYSEWRRTNQKVRLMIPASRSPHPVPHSLLSAKLMKKTADETTV from the exons ATGACGACGGGCGACTGCTGCCACCTCCCCGGCTCCCTGTGCGACTGCCCGGGAAGTGCTGCCCTCTCCAAGTCGGTGGAGGACTCCGACATCGGTCGCCCACAGTATGTCACGCAGGTCACCGCCAAGGATGGACGGCTCCTCTCGACGGTGATCAAGGCGCTGGGCGCACAGAG TGACGGTCCCATCTGTCGAATCTGTCATGAAGGTGGAAGTGGGGAGGGACTGCTTTCCCCGTGTGACTGCACAGGAACACTGGGCACCGTGCACAAGAGCTGCCTGGAAAAATGGTTATCCTCCTCCAACACAAGTTACTGTGAGCTCTGCCACACAGAATTTGTTGTAGAGAGAAGACCAAGACCTTTGACAGAG TGGCTGAAGGATCCTGGTCCCCGCAATGAGAAGAGGACCCTTTTCTGTGACATGGTGTGTTTCCTGTTCATTACTCCCCTGGCGGCAATCTCCGGCTGGTTGTGTCTGCGCGGAGCCCAGGATCATTTGCAGTTCAACAGCCGACTGGAGGCCATCGGACTCATAGCACTAACTATAGCACTTTTCACAATCTACGTCCTTTGGACGCTG GTTTCGTTCCGCTACCACTGCCAGCTGTACTCGGAGTGGCGAAGGACCAACCAGAAAGTCCGCTTGATGATCCCAGCCTCACGGAGCCCTCACCCCGTGCCCCACTCCCTCCTCTCCGCCAAGCTCATGAAGAAGACCGCGGATGAAACCACCGTCTGA